One part of the Lotus japonicus ecotype B-129 chromosome 2, LjGifu_v1.2 genome encodes these proteins:
- the LOC130741435 gene encoding uncharacterized protein LOC130741435 isoform X1: MDEITNDESSLARIQRLEQERDELRKDIEQLCMQQAGPGYLAVATRMHFQRTAGLEQEIESLKKKLAACTRDNLNLQEELSEAYRIKSQLADLHSAEVSKNTEAEKQVKFFQGCVAAAFAERDQAIIEAEKAKEKEDTISQQINGMHKRIEELTSDILKLKEFNNALQIDQEGLLEQNEKFKKVINKFFQIRQDSQNIFEDTSWDDKCTCLLDDPEEVWSFNDASTSKYISALEEQLERVRNSVDHLQNKLRVGLEIENHLKKRVNVLEKKHISMGKVIEEAIADLKHYHFKYRDHIMNLLRDGESSIQSIINTIDERVKRFDQGTVPNLAPQRDSELEEHECRDVHISPSAKPILESKRDAPSSLIVEAGGKDDASDALAMALQEKVSTLLLLSQQEERHLLERNVNSALQSKAEELQRNLSQVTNEKVKALMELAQLKQEHQLLLEKLGHNTRQGKGVVDIGERKLVTHEREGALKNLLNKSYLKRWIGPLAVTGNEVDGSPNNEGKIFNQRPSSVDFARLMLTYMVCLLFIRMKIENATLKESMESMEHLTSSIHRLRLSLLRANESLTSEGSVSSISEVLDDIMNEAKLLRTALGSSLPISWSVEEDVGYIGDNVGSDTVHQECSSDEKIDTVSAAGLEMVELLIFAAQILTDMRTIKVPDIEVL, encoded by the exons ATGGACGAGATTACGAATGATGAATCATCGTTGGCACGTATTCAGCGACTGGAACAGG AACGTGATGAATTACGCAAAGATATTGAACAGTTATGCATGCAGCAAGCTGGGCCTGGCTATCTTGCTGTGGCTACCCGAATGCATTTTCAAAG GACAGCTGGATTGGAGCAGGAGATTGAGAGCTTAAAAAAGAAGTTGGCCGCATGCACAAGAGACAATCTGAATCTACAAGAGGAGCTTTCCGAGGCTTACAGAATTAAA AGTCAATTGGCAGATCTACACAGCGCCGAGGTTTCCAAG AATACAGAAGCTGAGAAGCAGGTAAAATTTTTCCAGGGTTGTGTGGCTGCTGCTTTTGCTGAAAGGGACCAGGCTATAATTGAG GCTGAAAAGGCCAAGGAAAAGGAGGATACAATATCACAACAAATAAATGGCATGCATAAAAG GATAGAGGAGCTCACCTCAGATATTCTTAAACTAAAGGAATTTAATAATGCTCTGCAGATTGATCAAGAAGGGCTTCTagaacaaaatgaaaaattcaAGAAG GTGATTAATAAGTTCTTTCAGATCAGGCAAGATTCTCAGAATATTTTTGAAGATACAAGCTGGGATGATAAATGTACATGTCTATTGGATGACCCTGAGGAGGTGTGGAGTTTCAATGATGCTTCCACCTCTAAATACATT AGTGCATTAGAGGAGCAGCTAGAGAGAGTTAGGAATTCTGTGGATCATCTTCAAAATAAACTAAGGGTG GGCTTGGAAATTGAAAATCATTTGAAGAAGAGAGTCAATGTTCTGGAAAAGAAACAT ATTTCAATGGGCAAAGTGATTGAGGAAGCCATAGCAGACTTAAAACATTATCATTTTAAGTATAGGGATCATATTATGAATTTACTTAGGGATGGGGAATCCAGTATTCAATCCATAATCAATACAATTGATGAAAGAGTCAAGAGGTTTGATCAGGGTACTGTACCAAATTTGGCACCTCAAAGAGATTCAGAACTAGAAGAGCATGAATGTCGGGATGTGCATATAAGTCCCTCAGCTAAACCTATCTTGGAGTCCAAG AGGGATGCTCCTAGCTCACTGATTGTAGAAGCTGGTGGAAAAGATGATGCATCCGATGCTTTAGCAATGGCATTGCAAGAAAAG GTTTCTACATTGTTGCTGTTATCACAGCAGGAAGAAAGACATCTATTGGAGAGAAATGTAAATTCAGCCCTTCAAAGTAAAGCTGAAGAACTTCAAAGGAACTTGTCACAG GTTACTAATGAAAAGGTGAAAGCTCTCATGGAATTGGCGCAATTAAAGCAGGAACATCAATTACTTCTGGA GAAATTGGGTCACAACACTAGACAAGGAAAAGGTGTGGTTGACATTGGAGAAAGAAAGCTTGTTACTCATGAAAGGGAAGGAGCTTTAAAAAACTTACTGAACAAATCATATTTGAAACGATGGATTGGCCCACTGGCTGTCACTGGAAATGAAGTTGACGGCAGTCCAAATAATGAAGGGAAAATATTCAACCAAAGACCCAGCAGTGTGGATTTTGCAAG GCTTATGCTTACTTACATGGTTTGCTTGTTGTTTATCAGAATGAAGATTGAAAATGCAACCCTTAAAGAAAGCATGGAAAGCATGGAGCATCTAACATCGTCAATTCATAGGCTTCGTCTCTCTCTGTTAAGG GCCAACGAGTCTTTGACTTCTGAAGGATCAGTTTCCAGCATTTCAGAAGTTCTTGATGACATAATGAATGAGGCAAAACTTTTAAGGACTGCTCTCGGAAGCTCCTTACCCATCAGCTGGTCAGTCGAGGAAGATGTGGGTTACATTGGAG
- the LOC130741435 gene encoding uncharacterized protein LOC130741435 isoform X2 yields MMNHRWHVFSDWNRNVMNYAKILNSYACSKLGLAILLWLPECIFKAGLEQEIESLKKKLAACTRDNLNLQEELSEAYRIKSQLADLHSAEVSKNTEAEKQVKFFQGCVAAAFAERDQAIIEAEKAKEKEDTISQQINGMHKRIEELTSDILKLKEFNNALQIDQEGLLEQNEKFKKVINKFFQIRQDSQNIFEDTSWDDKCTCLLDDPEEVWSFNDASTSKYISALEEQLERVRNSVDHLQNKLRVGLEIENHLKKRVNVLEKKHISMGKVIEEAIADLKHYHFKYRDHIMNLLRDGESSIQSIINTIDERVKRFDQGTVPNLAPQRDSELEEHECRDVHISPSAKPILESKRDAPSSLIVEAGGKDDASDALAMALQEKVSTLLLLSQQEERHLLERNVNSALQSKAEELQRNLSQVTNEKVKALMELAQLKQEHQLLLEKLGHNTRQGKGVVDIGERKLVTHEREGALKNLLNKSYLKRWIGPLAVTGNEVDGSPNNEGKIFNQRPSSVDFARLMLTYMVCLLFIRMKIENATLKESMESMEHLTSSIHRLRLSLLRANESLTSEGSVSSISEVLDDIMNEAKLLRTALGSSLPISWSVEEDVGYIGDNVGSDTVHQECSSDEKIDTVSAAGLEMVELLIFAAQILTDMRTIKVPDIEVL; encoded by the exons ATGATGAATCATCGTTGGCACGTATTCAGCGACTGGAACAGG AACGTGATGAATTACGCAAAGATATTGAACAGTTATGCATGCAGCAAGCTGGGCCTGGCTATCTTGCTGTGGCTACCCGAATGCATTTTCAAAG CTGGATTGGAGCAGGAGATTGAGAGCTTAAAAAAGAAGTTGGCCGCATGCACAAGAGACAATCTGAATCTACAAGAGGAGCTTTCCGAGGCTTACAGAATTAAA AGTCAATTGGCAGATCTACACAGCGCCGAGGTTTCCAAG AATACAGAAGCTGAGAAGCAGGTAAAATTTTTCCAGGGTTGTGTGGCTGCTGCTTTTGCTGAAAGGGACCAGGCTATAATTGAG GCTGAAAAGGCCAAGGAAAAGGAGGATACAATATCACAACAAATAAATGGCATGCATAAAAG GATAGAGGAGCTCACCTCAGATATTCTTAAACTAAAGGAATTTAATAATGCTCTGCAGATTGATCAAGAAGGGCTTCTagaacaaaatgaaaaattcaAGAAG GTGATTAATAAGTTCTTTCAGATCAGGCAAGATTCTCAGAATATTTTTGAAGATACAAGCTGGGATGATAAATGTACATGTCTATTGGATGACCCTGAGGAGGTGTGGAGTTTCAATGATGCTTCCACCTCTAAATACATT AGTGCATTAGAGGAGCAGCTAGAGAGAGTTAGGAATTCTGTGGATCATCTTCAAAATAAACTAAGGGTG GGCTTGGAAATTGAAAATCATTTGAAGAAGAGAGTCAATGTTCTGGAAAAGAAACAT ATTTCAATGGGCAAAGTGATTGAGGAAGCCATAGCAGACTTAAAACATTATCATTTTAAGTATAGGGATCATATTATGAATTTACTTAGGGATGGGGAATCCAGTATTCAATCCATAATCAATACAATTGATGAAAGAGTCAAGAGGTTTGATCAGGGTACTGTACCAAATTTGGCACCTCAAAGAGATTCAGAACTAGAAGAGCATGAATGTCGGGATGTGCATATAAGTCCCTCAGCTAAACCTATCTTGGAGTCCAAG AGGGATGCTCCTAGCTCACTGATTGTAGAAGCTGGTGGAAAAGATGATGCATCCGATGCTTTAGCAATGGCATTGCAAGAAAAG GTTTCTACATTGTTGCTGTTATCACAGCAGGAAGAAAGACATCTATTGGAGAGAAATGTAAATTCAGCCCTTCAAAGTAAAGCTGAAGAACTTCAAAGGAACTTGTCACAG GTTACTAATGAAAAGGTGAAAGCTCTCATGGAATTGGCGCAATTAAAGCAGGAACATCAATTACTTCTGGA GAAATTGGGTCACAACACTAGACAAGGAAAAGGTGTGGTTGACATTGGAGAAAGAAAGCTTGTTACTCATGAAAGGGAAGGAGCTTTAAAAAACTTACTGAACAAATCATATTTGAAACGATGGATTGGCCCACTGGCTGTCACTGGAAATGAAGTTGACGGCAGTCCAAATAATGAAGGGAAAATATTCAACCAAAGACCCAGCAGTGTGGATTTTGCAAG GCTTATGCTTACTTACATGGTTTGCTTGTTGTTTATCAGAATGAAGATTGAAAATGCAACCCTTAAAGAAAGCATGGAAAGCATGGAGCATCTAACATCGTCAATTCATAGGCTTCGTCTCTCTCTGTTAAGG GCCAACGAGTCTTTGACTTCTGAAGGATCAGTTTCCAGCATTTCAGAAGTTCTTGATGACATAATGAATGAGGCAAAACTTTTAAGGACTGCTCTCGGAAGCTCCTTACCCATCAGCTGGTCAGTCGAGGAAGATGTGGGTTACATTGGAG
- the LOC130741434 gene encoding magnesium transporter MRS2-3 encodes MRGNGNGNNDERWVRKKATGVRAWLLLQANGDTEVVEAGKHAIMRRTGLPARDLRILDPLLSYPSTVLGRERAIVINLEHIKAIIIAHEVLLLNSRDPSVTPFVDELRARILRHRHATTSNPKLEMDNPEDGGMKILPFEFVALEACLEAACSVLENEAKTLEQEAHPALDKLTSKISTLNLERVRQIKSRLVAITGRVQKVRDELEHLLDDDEDMAEMYLTDKLVQQQFETSSAEEDHDGDAMDNLLQPDIDEDGTHPEISLEPGGANTSDEDHQNAQHPSSLLRRDSRASTTYSATTKQLDVEELEMLLEAYFVQIDGTLNKLSTLREYVDDTEDYINIMLDDKQNHLLQMGVMLTTATLVVSAFVVVAGIFGMNIKIELFNPDIAGMREFLWTVGGSTAGTIFLYVVAIAWCKHKRLLE; translated from the exons ATGAGGGGGAACGGGAATGGCAACAACGATGAGAGGTGGGTTCGGAAGAAGGCCACTGGGGTCAGGGCATGGCTCCTTCTTCAAGCAAACGGCGACACGGAGGTCGTTGAGGCCGGGAAGCACGCTATCATGCGCCGCACTGGTCTTCCTGCACGTGACCTGCGTATCCTGGACCCTCTCCTTTCGTACCCATCCACCGTTCTCGGCAGAGAGAGAGCCATCGTCATCAACTTGGAACACATCAAAGCCATCATCATCGCTCATGAGGTTCTCCTTCTCAATTCCAGAGACCCCTCCGTCACCCCTTTCGTCGACGAACTCCGCGCCAGGATCCTCCGTCATCGCCACGCTACCACCTCCAACCCTAAACTCGAGATGGACAATCCTGAAGATGGCGGCATGAAGATTCTCCCCTTCGAATTTGTCGCACTCGAGGCTTGCCTTGAGGCTGCTTGCAGTGTCTTAGAAAACGAGGCAAAGACGCTCGAGCAGGAGGCTCATCCCGCTCTCGATAAGCTCACTTCCAAGATCAGTACTCTCAATCTGGAACGCGTTCGTCAAATCAAGAGCCGTTTGGTTGCCATCACTGGTCGTGTTCAAAAGGTAAGGGATGAATTGGAACACTTGCtcgatgatgatgaagatatgGCCGAGATGTATCTCACCGACAAGCTAGTTCAGCAGCAGTTCGAAACTTCTTCTGCTGAAGAAGATCATGATGGGGACGCCATGGATAATCTTCTTCAACCAGATATAGATGAGGACGGGACACATCCTGAAATATCATTGGAACCTGGTGGAGCCAATACaagtgatgaagatcatcaaaaTGCTCAACACCCTTCTAGTTTACTTAGAAGGGATAGCCGCGCTAGCACTACCTACAGTGCCACCACCAAGCAACTTGATGTGGAGGAGCTTGAGATGCTCTTGGAAGCTTATTTTGTGCAGATTGACGGCACTCTCAACAAGCTATCTACG CTGAGGGAGTACGTTGATGACACGGAGGATTACATCAACATTATGCTGGATGACAAACAGAACCATCTCCTACAAATGGGAGTCATGTTGACCACAGCAACTCTGGTTGTAAGTGCGTTTGTTGTTGTGGCTGGTATTTTCGGTATGAATATTAAAATTGAGCTGTTTAATCCCGATATAGCTGGAATGAGAGAGTTCCTCTGGACTGTTGGTGGCAGCACTGCTGGAACCATATTCTTGTATGTGGTTGCCATTGCCTGGTGCAAGCACAAGCGCTTGCTGGAGTAA
- the LOC130741435 gene encoding uncharacterized protein LOC130741435 isoform X4, whose product MNYAKILNSYACSKLGLAILLWLPECIFKAGLEQEIESLKKKLAACTRDNLNLQEELSEAYRIKSQLADLHSAEVSKNTEAEKQVKFFQGCVAAAFAERDQAIIEAEKAKEKEDTISQQINGMHKRIEELTSDILKLKEFNNALQIDQEGLLEQNEKFKKVINKFFQIRQDSQNIFEDTSWDDKCTCLLDDPEEVWSFNDASTSKYISALEEQLERVRNSVDHLQNKLRVGLEIENHLKKRVNVLEKKHISMGKVIEEAIADLKHYHFKYRDHIMNLLRDGESSIQSIINTIDERVKRFDQGTVPNLAPQRDSELEEHECRDVHISPSAKPILESKRDAPSSLIVEAGGKDDASDALAMALQEKVSTLLLLSQQEERHLLERNVNSALQSKAEELQRNLSQVTNEKVKALMELAQLKQEHQLLLEKLGHNTRQGKGVVDIGERKLVTHEREGALKNLLNKSYLKRWIGPLAVTGNEVDGSPNNEGKIFNQRPSSVDFARLMLTYMVCLLFIRMKIENATLKESMESMEHLTSSIHRLRLSLLRANESLTSEGSVSSISEVLDDIMNEAKLLRTALGSSLPISWSVEEDVGYIGDNVGSDTVHQECSSDEKIDTVSAAGLEMVELLIFAAQILTDMRTIKVPDIEVL is encoded by the exons ATGAATTACGCAAAGATATTGAACAGTTATGCATGCAGCAAGCTGGGCCTGGCTATCTTGCTGTGGCTACCCGAATGCATTTTCAAAG CTGGATTGGAGCAGGAGATTGAGAGCTTAAAAAAGAAGTTGGCCGCATGCACAAGAGACAATCTGAATCTACAAGAGGAGCTTTCCGAGGCTTACAGAATTAAA AGTCAATTGGCAGATCTACACAGCGCCGAGGTTTCCAAG AATACAGAAGCTGAGAAGCAGGTAAAATTTTTCCAGGGTTGTGTGGCTGCTGCTTTTGCTGAAAGGGACCAGGCTATAATTGAG GCTGAAAAGGCCAAGGAAAAGGAGGATACAATATCACAACAAATAAATGGCATGCATAAAAG GATAGAGGAGCTCACCTCAGATATTCTTAAACTAAAGGAATTTAATAATGCTCTGCAGATTGATCAAGAAGGGCTTCTagaacaaaatgaaaaattcaAGAAG GTGATTAATAAGTTCTTTCAGATCAGGCAAGATTCTCAGAATATTTTTGAAGATACAAGCTGGGATGATAAATGTACATGTCTATTGGATGACCCTGAGGAGGTGTGGAGTTTCAATGATGCTTCCACCTCTAAATACATT AGTGCATTAGAGGAGCAGCTAGAGAGAGTTAGGAATTCTGTGGATCATCTTCAAAATAAACTAAGGGTG GGCTTGGAAATTGAAAATCATTTGAAGAAGAGAGTCAATGTTCTGGAAAAGAAACAT ATTTCAATGGGCAAAGTGATTGAGGAAGCCATAGCAGACTTAAAACATTATCATTTTAAGTATAGGGATCATATTATGAATTTACTTAGGGATGGGGAATCCAGTATTCAATCCATAATCAATACAATTGATGAAAGAGTCAAGAGGTTTGATCAGGGTACTGTACCAAATTTGGCACCTCAAAGAGATTCAGAACTAGAAGAGCATGAATGTCGGGATGTGCATATAAGTCCCTCAGCTAAACCTATCTTGGAGTCCAAG AGGGATGCTCCTAGCTCACTGATTGTAGAAGCTGGTGGAAAAGATGATGCATCCGATGCTTTAGCAATGGCATTGCAAGAAAAG GTTTCTACATTGTTGCTGTTATCACAGCAGGAAGAAAGACATCTATTGGAGAGAAATGTAAATTCAGCCCTTCAAAGTAAAGCTGAAGAACTTCAAAGGAACTTGTCACAG GTTACTAATGAAAAGGTGAAAGCTCTCATGGAATTGGCGCAATTAAAGCAGGAACATCAATTACTTCTGGA GAAATTGGGTCACAACACTAGACAAGGAAAAGGTGTGGTTGACATTGGAGAAAGAAAGCTTGTTACTCATGAAAGGGAAGGAGCTTTAAAAAACTTACTGAACAAATCATATTTGAAACGATGGATTGGCCCACTGGCTGTCACTGGAAATGAAGTTGACGGCAGTCCAAATAATGAAGGGAAAATATTCAACCAAAGACCCAGCAGTGTGGATTTTGCAAG GCTTATGCTTACTTACATGGTTTGCTTGTTGTTTATCAGAATGAAGATTGAAAATGCAACCCTTAAAGAAAGCATGGAAAGCATGGAGCATCTAACATCGTCAATTCATAGGCTTCGTCTCTCTCTGTTAAGG GCCAACGAGTCTTTGACTTCTGAAGGATCAGTTTCCAGCATTTCAGAAGTTCTTGATGACATAATGAATGAGGCAAAACTTTTAAGGACTGCTCTCGGAAGCTCCTTACCCATCAGCTGGTCAGTCGAGGAAGATGTGGGTTACATTGGAG
- the LOC130741435 gene encoding uncharacterized protein LOC130741435 isoform X3, translating into MDEITNDESSLARIQRLEQERDELRKDIEQLCMQQAGPGYLAVATRMHFQRTAGLEQEIESLKKKLAACTRDNLNLQEELSEAYRIKSQLADLHSAEVSKNTEAEKQVKFFQGCVAAAFAERDQAIIEAEKAKEKEDTISQQINGMHKRIEELTSDILKLKEFNNALQIDQEGLLEQNEKFKKVINKFFQIRQDSQNIFEDTSWDDKCTCLLDDPEEVWSFNDASTSKYISALEEQLERVRNSVDHLQNKLRVGLEIENHLKKRVNVLEKKHISMGKVIEEAIADLKHYHFKYRDHIMNLLRDGESSIQSIINTIDERVKRFDQGTVPNLAPQRDSELEEHECRDVHISPSAKPILESKRDAPSSLIVEAGGKDDASDALAMALQEKVSTLLLLSQQEERHLLERNVNSALQSKAEELQRNLSQVTNEKVKALMELAQLKQEHQLLLEKLGHNTRQGKGVVDIGERKLVTHEREGALKNLLNKSYLKRWIGPLAVTGNEVDGSPNNEGKIFNQRPSSVDFARMKIENATLKESMESMEHLTSSIHRLRLSLLRANESLTSEGSVSSISEVLDDIMNEAKLLRTALGSSLPISWSVEEDVGYIGDNVGSDTVHQECSSDEKIDTVSAAGLEMVELLIFAAQILTDMRTIKVPDIEVL; encoded by the exons ATGGACGAGATTACGAATGATGAATCATCGTTGGCACGTATTCAGCGACTGGAACAGG AACGTGATGAATTACGCAAAGATATTGAACAGTTATGCATGCAGCAAGCTGGGCCTGGCTATCTTGCTGTGGCTACCCGAATGCATTTTCAAAG GACAGCTGGATTGGAGCAGGAGATTGAGAGCTTAAAAAAGAAGTTGGCCGCATGCACAAGAGACAATCTGAATCTACAAGAGGAGCTTTCCGAGGCTTACAGAATTAAA AGTCAATTGGCAGATCTACACAGCGCCGAGGTTTCCAAG AATACAGAAGCTGAGAAGCAGGTAAAATTTTTCCAGGGTTGTGTGGCTGCTGCTTTTGCTGAAAGGGACCAGGCTATAATTGAG GCTGAAAAGGCCAAGGAAAAGGAGGATACAATATCACAACAAATAAATGGCATGCATAAAAG GATAGAGGAGCTCACCTCAGATATTCTTAAACTAAAGGAATTTAATAATGCTCTGCAGATTGATCAAGAAGGGCTTCTagaacaaaatgaaaaattcaAGAAG GTGATTAATAAGTTCTTTCAGATCAGGCAAGATTCTCAGAATATTTTTGAAGATACAAGCTGGGATGATAAATGTACATGTCTATTGGATGACCCTGAGGAGGTGTGGAGTTTCAATGATGCTTCCACCTCTAAATACATT AGTGCATTAGAGGAGCAGCTAGAGAGAGTTAGGAATTCTGTGGATCATCTTCAAAATAAACTAAGGGTG GGCTTGGAAATTGAAAATCATTTGAAGAAGAGAGTCAATGTTCTGGAAAAGAAACAT ATTTCAATGGGCAAAGTGATTGAGGAAGCCATAGCAGACTTAAAACATTATCATTTTAAGTATAGGGATCATATTATGAATTTACTTAGGGATGGGGAATCCAGTATTCAATCCATAATCAATACAATTGATGAAAGAGTCAAGAGGTTTGATCAGGGTACTGTACCAAATTTGGCACCTCAAAGAGATTCAGAACTAGAAGAGCATGAATGTCGGGATGTGCATATAAGTCCCTCAGCTAAACCTATCTTGGAGTCCAAG AGGGATGCTCCTAGCTCACTGATTGTAGAAGCTGGTGGAAAAGATGATGCATCCGATGCTTTAGCAATGGCATTGCAAGAAAAG GTTTCTACATTGTTGCTGTTATCACAGCAGGAAGAAAGACATCTATTGGAGAGAAATGTAAATTCAGCCCTTCAAAGTAAAGCTGAAGAACTTCAAAGGAACTTGTCACAG GTTACTAATGAAAAGGTGAAAGCTCTCATGGAATTGGCGCAATTAAAGCAGGAACATCAATTACTTCTGGA GAAATTGGGTCACAACACTAGACAAGGAAAAGGTGTGGTTGACATTGGAGAAAGAAAGCTTGTTACTCATGAAAGGGAAGGAGCTTTAAAAAACTTACTGAACAAATCATATTTGAAACGATGGATTGGCCCACTGGCTGTCACTGGAAATGAAGTTGACGGCAGTCCAAATAATGAAGGGAAAATATTCAACCAAAGACCCAGCAGTGTGGATTTTGCAAG AATGAAGATTGAAAATGCAACCCTTAAAGAAAGCATGGAAAGCATGGAGCATCTAACATCGTCAATTCATAGGCTTCGTCTCTCTCTGTTAAGG GCCAACGAGTCTTTGACTTCTGAAGGATCAGTTTCCAGCATTTCAGAAGTTCTTGATGACATAATGAATGAGGCAAAACTTTTAAGGACTGCTCTCGGAAGCTCCTTACCCATCAGCTGGTCAGTCGAGGAAGATGTGGGTTACATTGGAG
- the LOC130737345 gene encoding uncharacterized protein LOC130737345, with protein MHTSLPCSQDRMNYYCVDEVEVERIEEHMAEDSPALGTAAEDILVVVDIPAVDTPEADTPAADIRPFRTLPADNLQNQNRKLNELTDLEAVELRRGAVAGCNNSWRR; from the exons ATGCATACCAGCCTTCCATGCAGCCAGGACCGGATGAATTATTATTGTGTTGATGAGGTGGAGGTTGAGCGTATTGAGGAGCATATGGCGGAGGATAGCCCTGCGCTGGGTACGGCGGCGGAGGATATCCTTGTTGTGGTGGATATCCCGGCGGTGGATACCCCTGAGGCGGATACCCCTGCGGCGGATATCCGTCCTTTCCGTACCCTTCCGGCGGATAACCTTCAAAATCAGAATCGCAAATT AAACGAACTGACTGACCTTGAGGCGGTGGAACTCCGACGGGGGGCTGTTGCTGGTTGTAATAACTCATGGCGTCGGTGA